Within Bremerella sp. JC817, the genomic segment CGACAACTGTCCCAGCTGCGGTGTTTACTTTGCTGGCGAACAAGATCGGTTCGGCAACACCACCAAAACGGCTCCGTCGTCCTCTTCCTTCAGTGGTGGCAGCTTCCGTTTTCGTCCTGGCGTGCTGTTCAGCATCATCGGTGCGATCATCGGCGGAATCGTGGGTGCGGTTCGCTGGATGTTCAGCAGCAACAACAACTAAGCAAGCGGGAAAGCCGAGCGGAAAGTGGGCAGAGAATAGAGACTCTGCCTGCGGGACCTTCGTCCAAGAGACGCCAATCGGCAACCAACAGAAACCAACCTGGCGGGGTGACGGAAACGTGCCCCGCTATTTCTTTTTACGAGCCTCGAGAATGGCTTGAATCAACGGCTCGGGCACGGACGCCGGGACTTCGTCCTCGGCAAACTCTTTGCAGCACGACACCCCCAGACGGATCGCCGTGCGGTAGTTTTCCAGGTAGTGCTCACAACACGGACAGCGCGTGAGGTGCGTTTTCATCACGCACATCACGTCGTCAGGCAAATTACCTTCGAGGTAATCGCCCATGAATTCGTAGAGTTCCTTGCAGGTCAATTTCATCGTTAGTATCCGTCATTCATGTGCGGATCCAACAGCGTTTTAAGGGCTTGGCGGGCACGGTGCAGCCGCGTCTTGACGGCTGAGACACTCATATTCAATCGCGACGCGGTTTCATCGGTACTTAATTGTTCGATGTCGCGAAGCAGCAAAACGGTTCGATAAGTTTCAGGTAATTGTTCAATTTGCTCACGAACCAGGTCGCGGGTTTCCCGACTTTGCACGGCCGTATCAAAAGTGACCGCCCAGGCAGGCTCTACCCGATCGCGGTGTCCGTCGTTGACAAAGTGAGGTAACAAGTCCTCGACCGGCTTTTCGGGTTTCCGCTTTCGCGTTCGCAGTTTCATCAGACAGGCATTCACCACAATCCGATGTAACCAGGTCGACAGTTTCGAGTTTCCCTCGAAATCGGCAATTGCTTTAAAAGCCGACAGGAACGCGTCTTGAACCGC encodes:
- a CDS encoding sigma-70 family RNA polymerase sigma factor gives rise to the protein MDSTGSELPTSAWKTEEDLIDALRRQDDDAYEYLVRAYSGRMLVVAKRFLGQDQDAQDAVQDAFLSAFKAIADFEGNSKLSTWLHRIVVNACLMKLRTRKRKPEKPVEDLLPHFVNDGHRDRVEPAWAVTFDTAVQSRETRDLVREQIEQLPETYRTVLLLRDIEQLSTDETASRLNMSVSAVKTRLHRARQALKTLLDPHMNDGY